The Phragmites australis chromosome 13, lpPhrAust1.1, whole genome shotgun sequence DNA window AAATATGGCCGTTCGCAGAGGAGACTTGGACCTCACTAGCAAATCAGAAAGATCCGTGAGTGGAAGTTGGAACCTCCGAGTTCGCATGCAACGATAAATGCAGCCCTGGGAGCGGACGAGTTCGTGCACCCAGACTTCACGTACACCTATCGGATACGGGTAGTCGAGATGGCCtcggcgagggcgagggcgacGGCGAGGGCGAGGCTGATCGGGTCCCCGAGCCTGCACTTCGCCGCGATGGCCACCGGCGGCTTCTCCCTTCATAGCGCCGTGAGTCCCCTAACAAAACCTCGTTAGGTTCCAGGGTTCAGGTAGGGGTGTAACGCGCGCACGAGCTAACGGGCACGTCGAGCCTTGCCGTTGCAGGGGAAGCAGAAGCAGCCGAATCCGCCGGACTGCAGACTGACAAATCACTGTGAGGGACAACGAGGAGTCGTCCACGCCGTCGGGATGAACTCGGAACCGAGCGAGCTCCCTGAACCTACCATGGAGAACTCGGAACCGAGCGAGCTCCCTGAACCTACCATGGAGAACTCGGAACCGAGCGGCCTCCCTGAACCTACCATGGAGGAGACTGCCTTGGGAGCTGGCCTTGGCAGTGTGATCCGATCGGGAACGTGAAGTGACCAGCTATGCACACCAGCTCCCCATAACATCAATTCGAAAGAGTGTTCTGCCCATGCTGTAAATTATATTTCGACGTCTGTGATGTGTGCCGCATGCCGGCATGATCTGACCTGCATGCAAACGCTACAATAAATCCAGCGTGTTGTCAGATAATTCTTGTGGTGCGTAGAAAATTATCTACGGAACTTTGTGGTGTGCATATGCTTTCGCCAAACTTGACACGGTTGTGACACATGATTTGTTTTGAAACTACACTTTTGCCATCACTGCGCAGCACATACCTAGAAAACACTGTTTCCATTCCTGAAACTAGCGTTTTAGAAAACTGCTAAGATATTGGTCTCGTGAACGTAACATGAATGTTCTAATCCTAACActtcagaaaggaaaaaaaggaactCAACCACAGGGAGAGAGGCCCCCTGGTGTTGCCCTAAAGGTAGGGGTATCCAATCGTGGATGGCTAGGTAGAGAGGAAAAAAGAATTGTAACAATAATTCAAGAAATAGAGCAACCTATTCCTGAATGTGCTATTTTCACAATAATGTCCCACACACactttgaagaaagaaaatgcaagCAATTTCGAGCACACTTCAAAGACAGAAAACAATCAAAAAAGATGCTGGGCACCATCTTGAATTGCTGATGATCGGATATGTCTAATCCAACAGCTCCAAACTCAGACTGTGCTGCACCACATTGTAAGGTAGTAGCAGGGACTAGTTCCAATCAGCATATACACTGTAAAGTCACGGATAAATTCACTATATAGCATCGAATAACCGTCTAATCATAATATGTCATCTATTGCCAGGATACCATATGAGATCTAGACCCACATGTCATTAACTAAATAAAGACATATAGGTAACATGGTAAGTTATTCAGCGGTAAATTGTAGAATTTTCCTAAAGTCACTTTCAGTTCTACATTACttgtgtttgttttttttctttcaaaatgaCGATATAAGATCTGTTGATTTTATTAAAGAGGGATGAAGATAGGATACAGGTTAAGACGCATCAAATGCGTGCCCGAACCCCGATCCTCTCAAGGGAAGGGGTTAGAAACAAAGCAGCATGAAAGAACCACCTACAAACGTAGGAGCAACTGGAAACAAACTACTAGCTTAGCGGAGAAGAAAAGCTGCACAACACTGCTCAATGTCCTCTTTGGTTTTGGCGGCCACTTGAAGTATGGAGAGATGCTCGTTCTGAAAAATTCTTCTGTTTTGTTCTTTCTAGATGTTCCACCAAAAATAGATGACGATACCGTTAAACTCCAAGCGGTTGAGTTTATCTACCTTCTTCGAGGCCGCACGCCACCAATCAATGAGGTTGTGGTGTTGATTTAGCGCAGTAATGTTAGTTAACCCATACCATGAAGCAATTTGACTCCAAACGGCAGCAGTGAATTCacagtctttgcccaagtgaaGGGGTggttcctcctctttttcgcaCATCTTGCATATAGGGTCAGGTGGCCAGCCCCTTTTGTTTAGGTTATCTGCCGTCAATATCTTGTTTTGCACGAGCACCCAACTAAAGAATTTGTATTTGAGCTCCGTCTTTGCTTTCCATATCTGATTCATGTTGTATGGAGTGGACGCTCCTGTAAATTGAATTTTATATACGCTTGGTGTTGTGTATTCCCCATTTATTGCCCACCTCCATCTATTGTTTGCCTTGTGTATGAATAGTAAGGAATTCTTTGTGCTGGCAGTAATATTATCCCAGATGTACGTGGCCAGAGAACGTCTATGAAATGTTTTAAACGTTGTTCGTAGTTGCTATAGTATTAGTGCATGTTCTTATATCATTTTGTATTACCGAGCTGTGCTCAGAAACTCCGATTATTTGACTAAATATCTTCCCCTGTGTGCTGCACAATCTCTCCTAGGAAACTCCGATTATTTGACTAAATATCATCTCTTGCGTGCTGCATAATTTCCTGCAACCACtttgaagaaaaaggaaatgcaAGTACTTTCAAGCACACTTTTAAGATTAGAAAAGCAATCTAAACCAAAAAGGAGAGGCTGATCGGCACCCCTTGACCGCAACGGCTTTTGAATTTGATGATCAGATAAGCCTAATCCAACAGCTCAAAAAGCTCAGAATGTGATGTATTAAAATTGTAAGTTAGAGACTAGTCCTAATCAGTGCATACAATtcaggaaaggaaaaaaaaatcttccccGCGCATTTCCTTTTTCAATTTCAATGAAAGAGGACATAAGGGGCTAAGGCTCTACTTAAATGCATGAGTTTTCCTACATTTCCATAGAGATCAAACCATTTTCTGTAAGCTTCTGCGTTCCAGTGGGACGCCAAAATTACGAGGCAATGATACCAAGAGGACTCATCCCTCGCGCCTACACTTCTTGGGCAATTGTTACTCATGCACATGAAGGAAAACCAAGCAAAAAAAAACAGTCGTTCTTTAATCAGAACTGCAGGGAAGAACATAGCTATACAGTGTATGTTTCGAGACTGCCTCTTTCTCTGCTGCGGCGTTGGCATTCGCAACGGGATCGGCTGGTGTGTTTGGACCCGCGCGCGGCCCCCGGAGCCGGCGGTGACGGCGGAGTCGGGCACATTGAAGCCGCAGAGCGGGCAGTTGGCGTGGGCGCGGAGCCAAGTGTCGATTCAGGGCACAAGCGCATATCCATCTCCAATCCCGTGGCCGCcccgccggggctccccggagCTCCGCCACCGTAGCGCGGGGAGGGTTGTGGGGGAGACGGGAGGAAGATGAAAAGGGGGAGATAGGAACAAGGTGTATTCTGCAAATATCTACTACCAGTTGCCTGCTTACTTTAACTCAATCTGGACCGCACGTATGGATCTAACGGCTACAAAGAGTTCAAAGTTTTCTAAAGCAGTCCTACATTGGATCACGATTATTAACCCTCACGATCCGATATTTTACAAATAACTCTCTAATTTAGATAGCGACTATTAATCATGAGTCAATATTTTACAAATCAGTTCCTAATAGGATCGTGACTATTAATCGTGATCCGATAACTTACAAATCAGTCCCTAATTTGGATCGTGGATATTAATTGCGATCCAAACTTTTGCAAATCAGTCCCTTTGGATTACGACTTTCGTAGATTACCCCTCCATTACACGGGCTGCTTTTTGGCTCCCGCCCggctggcgccgccgccggattcCGCCCCGTCGTTGCTGACGGAGACGGAATCCCCTGTCTGGTACGCGCTCGCAGATAGATCGCCCAGCGGCGCGTTGGGACCGACCGACCGACTGACCggtccgccaccgccgccctgtGCCCCCGTCCACCACACGCCGTCGGGGCTATCGTCGCCAGCTGGCTGCCGATCGATGAGATATGTATGACCATAGGGTGCTTCCGTCTCCTGCTTATCATGGTCACCATGCCCGTCAGCTTTTTCTTCAGGTCTCCATCGAATCCAACGTGTAACCTTGGAATCATAAGCGTCAGAAGTCAGCAATGGTTTAAGTTCCTGACTTCCTATACCAAGTCATATCAGCTTATGCCTCAGATCAGATCAAATACCACTGCAAATTTCATCGAAGGTTAATCAAGCGAAACACTGTTCCGCTACTGCGACAAGCCGTTAAACAGCTCATCAGGATGCCGCACCATTCAATTCAACCAAGAAAATGAAGGCAGAATATGCAAACCAGCGGGTAAGACGTAAGGATGCGTCTTCATCGGTCCGAGATTCAAACCCTAGGTTTACACCTCTATTAAAAGGTCTTTAAGAAGATACTAGGTAAGAAAATTTGGTGctaaaaaaagaatatactgTTTGATTCGCGTTTAAATTTGCTGAGAGAAACTTGATTGGAATGTGTGttttcatttggagcaatgtacacATGCTAAAAAGTTTCTTACAAAAATGTTACAAACCTCTCCTCTATTCGAATTATTGACTTGAGAGAGGATATCAGTTTGGATTCAATTAGCATCAGGCACGGCATTGTTTGTAAAGCGTTTGCAAAGCTTTGGGGTGTTTTGAGGCATGTAAAATTAGAGATGCAACTACCTGATACGACGATATCTATGATTAACTTAGCTAAATACTAGATAATTTGTCACATCACTGCATATGCCTATCCGACCCTAAATCTAAAGACATCATGTAAGTGTTACATCCCGCTTGTCAAATCCCtaattccccccccccccccctctctctccttcctctctccttctctcttctctctccaccCGTGACCGGGCTGCCACCACCGCTGGCGCTCCTGCTGCCCCGCCGCCTGCCGCGCAGTGCCGTCCCATCGCCGCGCGCCGCGCCCTCtcctcgcgccccgcgccgtGCCTCGCGCCCCGAGCATCCTCGTCCCGCGCGCTGCTCCTCGCCCCACCGGCCGCTATAAAGGCCGGTGAACAGTGTCTTCGTCCCCATCCCTTCCTCactcctcgctctctctctctcccgagcactcactgccgccgccgccctctctcCGAGAACCTCGCCGCCAGTGAGCACCACCCCTCccttctcctttcctctccctcctctctcttcctctccccgaGCGTACCTGGAGCTCtggtcgccggccgccgccgttctccgtcgcCCGGCCGCCGCTGCCTCTCCACGCCTAGCCGAAGCCACTCTccctccggccgccgccgccccccgcTGGTGGCCTGCCGCTGTCCcgccgccggcctccgccgccgtcgcccctctctctccctcccgatTCCTCTGTGCCCGAGCCGAGCCGGccgccctcttctctctctgctctctctctctcttttatacTCCCCTCCCGTGtggctgacatgtgggcccggcTCCTTGAGCCGAGCTGCCGGCTGCCGAGCCCACCGACGCGAGCCACCGAGCCGAGAAACCGAGCCGTGAGCcgctgagccgagccgagccgagagTCTGAGCTGCGAGTCGAGTCCAGTCCGAGCCGACTCAGCCgaatattccaggaatattctcccctttttcctttttctgaatttttctcccggcaaaacttctgaagcccgtttctcctccgtcctaactccgttttcgtCGATTCTTCAactgatattcatctaaattcgagatctatccaaTCATGCCAATTTcgtaatttttgtaaattgtttggccattatttgattgattgtgactttgtcgttgttgcgattattagaggaGGGAGCATTCGAGGACGACCCCGAGGACctggagtttgaagaaggagcagacgaggacttcaacgaaggcaagtcctgcAACCGTTGACCATGTTGATCCTATATTTTTCAacacaacccgtagagccattgtttcaaataATAGGAGTATGCATGTTTAGATTATTAGTTATGATtcttaaagaaatgctagaatagttatgacccaACTTGTTTATCCCATGTCTTGTCATTATTACCattattccgttgaaaccctaaaagattcccaacatcaactataatgattgctTGAAAGATTacttgtttactagtatgcttaggattgctttgctcaaaagaaaaaactagattatttacatgtgataaccatgctttacaatgtgaaatggtgtgtgcttggtgcttggtgcgtgtaacacttgtgttcttggaaaaactctagagtagtgttgacgagggtgagtaaggtgccccacaaaggtgggagccaccttggagcaaggttcgcctttgtggtgttcttgctgggagattCTTAcctcggtcgtataaggaccggttcgctgtgacatctcacctagtatccactcgtacaaccacatggcctgtATGGGTAGGAtttgacctaacccctctgacctctgacttagtgcggtacccacccggaggccggtagtggcaatggggatcaggagaagacttgggtagtgtgtagcccaaggtccggctggtgatattgttgaggctaagtcaagccttgggattgctaagtgatctTTCCCGTGTTTCTTCTaaagcccctggtatcttagtgtcccatgggtggatatt harbors:
- the LOC133889710 gene encoding uncharacterized protein LOC133889710; protein product: MASARARATARARLIGSPSLHFAAMATGGFSLHSAGKQKQPNPPDCRLTNHCEGQRGVVHAVGMNSEPSELPEPTMENSEPSELPEPTMENSEPSGLPEPTMEETALGAGLGSVIRSGT